aatacagttctgtattgtagtttaaatgaattattactcagagttctgtattaatatgcctagtaaggaatctatttgtaaaaaaaaatttcctgaatcttttttgttgcctgtattgttacagatatacttactgacaggtattttgaaataaataatgaaaaattgaaactggtgtgattatactgtgttattttgagaaataaaatatgcagaattttgcggaattttaaaatattgtgtgcaaacttttaatttttttgttgcagaatttttaattttttggcacagaattcccccaggactaAGCCAGGGAGCAAGGTAGAGAGTCGGAGCTGCAGGAAGTACTGCTCAAGTGACCCAGAGTGACAATACCCTGGAGCcctatttaaccctggagggtGCCCCAGGAAGCTGATTGGGCAACCATGTAGACTTTGGATCTGCTTTGACTCCAGACCTCATCTTGTTGCCTGCTCTCCATTCTCTGATCTCAGCCTGACCCTGACCCTTGCCTCCTGACTGCAGCCTGGTGCTCTCTCTGGTCTCTGACCATGGCCTGACTTCAATTGCAACTCTTATTTATTGAACCTGGCTCTAGTGATTCCTCTGATCACTATCACTGCCATGTGGAACCCAGCCCAGCTGTAACTGCTCGGCCACACTGCCTGTGCCGTGGTCTCTTATATTACGTAAATGTACATGTGTTACCACTGATTGAaataacatgctaaaaatagcagtctaGACACAGCCTGGCAGAGGCTAACTGCCTGCGGATGTACCGAGGGTCGTGCTTTCTCTGCCccaatgcatatttaattattcatacaAACTTGACCAAGCTTCATCAGGAGAGACTCTCACATCCGTATACCCCATAGTTAGGGCTATGATTTTGTCTTGGAAGTCATGGGATCCATGAGtcccagagacctctgtgacttgaGCCCATGGCACCTGGGAGTTCCAGGGTCCCCTTGCTGCCTGTAGAGGCTGGGAACTGCGAGGTCCTCAGGAGCTCCCCGGGTGCCCCACAGCTTGTAGCCGCCGCGGGTGGCGGGGGAGCCCTGGGAGCTCCAAGCCAGGGCCCCCTGGGTAGTGTGTGGACCCTgaagctccccattttgtcatgcatatttttagtaaaagtcagggataggtcatgggcttctgtgaatttttcttcattgcctgtgacctgtccatgacttttactaaaaatataagTGCAAAAGCTTAGCCTTACCTATAGTTCAGAGGTTTGGGCACACATCTAAGAGGTGGGAAGCCTAGGTTGCAATCCCTTCCCCTTACCCTTACCAGGCATAGGGGGGAATTGAACTGGTGTCCCCTTCACCTGGtgtgagttccctaaccactgggctaaaggttataagagaGGAGTCCTTCCCATTTTGTGCTGAGTCAGGAGTGCTCAGAGCATACCTACCAGACTGGGTCCTGCAGGCAGCACATGTGAgtagaggcagaaacataggtgccaagGGAACTTAAATCATGAGTTCAGCACCTGCAGGGTTAGGCAGTAGCTGAATgggggttttgtggattgcagtagtgcctaaaaCTGGGCTTTAGGTGCCTAGGTTCCTTTGTGGATCTTGACCTTCATCTCCATGCCTTGCTTTTccagctgtacaatggggagAATACCACTTCCCATCCTCACAAGTTGTTGGGAGACGAAATTCAATAGTTTAAGTGAGCTGCCCAAATGCCGTAAgaatggggccatataagtacttagaGAGATATATTAAGAAACAATGAATAAACACAACTCCCTTTCCTTTTCACTCCATCCCAGAAGCTTGAAGGAGGTTTGAGAGGGGAATACAAATTCAGAGCCATTGGAGTGGGttagatattttatttatatgtgcATTTAAAATGTCACTGTCCAGAAGGTAGGGTACATAGCTGAAgcagaagagaggaaaaataaacaaCGTTAATGAACAGTTGGAGTGGAGGAAGTTTGGGCTATGATTGATTATTATATTTATTCTTACTGAACAttgatattacagtagcactgagAGGGCTGAGACAGCTTGGGGCCTCATTACACAAAGTACTGTACAAGCACTCAGCAAATGAcaagaaaaaaattcccaaagAATCTaaggagccagatttttaaaggcatttaggcccctaaagatgcagatagatgcctaatgggattttcagaagcacttttCTGCATCTGTAGGCaccaaatacctttgaaaatctgacccttgggTTTTTCAGTGGATCTTTGGCTCGCAAAGCCAAcgagatttttgaaaatgggattcaaGCTCCTAGATCACTTAGatactttggaaaattttaccctaaaggACAAAACATACTTGTAATTGGTGATGACATGATATTTACACTCCCACCTTCTTACACATTTCATTAGGTCCTGGGGAAACTTGGGAGAAGAGGTGGTTTCTGAGAGACTCTTTCCTACGAAGTGGTCTGCAGACAGAAAATGGCTGAGTCACTGACTAAGAGGAGGTACACATTGTGCAGTTTATTTTAGTCACAGGACTATCAGGGCTGGAAAGGACACCTCGTTCTGCTAGATCCAGTCATTCAGTCTTATTTTGTTGCATATGACCACTGCCTTCTGTGCCTTGAATAAGGGCCTTATAAGTGGTGGGGCAGTATGTTTTGTACAGATTTTCCACTAAAGTGTTACTTCCTGCAACCACAGTCTTGTGTTCCTTGTTCATGAAGTTCCACAGGTGCAAAGCATAGGAATTGTTGAAGTCAGGGCTTCTCTTCCAAACCTTGTAGTACTGCCTCCATGCTGGGTAAGGGATGGGGTAGAAACGCTGAGGATGTAAGAAGGAAATGTTCTGACAGCTCTGATCCTCCACATTATGGAAATTGGTCAGGTTGCACAAGGCTTGCAGCCTCCTCGTCATTAAGAGGGGTCCTTGGTTTCCCCAAATGTGTCCATTGTAGTTTTGAACAAAATCTTTCATGCAATCCCaaatgaaccagtgatggtgaGGAAAGCCAAAAATCCCATTGCTGGAGAACTGGGAAGCCTGGGCTGCCAGGAAGTTTGTCACTGGAATAGGCCTGATGGAGATGACATCTGTGTCCATGTAGGTCCCACCGTATTTCCAGATGAGTGCAAGTCTGCTGGCATCAGAGCTGATATGAACCCAGTACTTTTCCTGGGTTGCATTTACCTACAGAGTTGGAAAGGGATCACAGAGATGCAATTGTCTCCAGTTCAAAATTTCAGAACACCTGATCCCATTAGCTATATAGTCTATAAAACTCTCAACAGTGTCTATCCTCACTTTAATCCCTTTAAAAATTAATGGCcaccccccctcccgctcccGCCCCCAGCTATGAAACTTTGCTGGGAAAAGGCAAGAGCAGCTGTAGGTTTTGTTCAATGTGATTCTACAGGTGTTTCCAAGGTGCAGTAAACTCCAAGGAAACATGCAACATTTATGAAATAATGAGAATATGAATCATTAACTGTAATTTCCACAAAAACAACCTTGCCCCATTTCAATTTACACACTCactgtctgatccaaagcccacagattctcattgacttcagtgggctttggaactCGCCTTTCCTAGTATTCTCTAAAGAGGATAAAAAGTGAGAGAGAAATTCAGGCCTTAGTTATGCTGGTGCACAGAGGGCTGGTGTAGCAGTTTAGCAGCCAACTGCCTGATTATTCTCCAGACTCtccgctttcatttaaaaataaataaaataaagaagtcCTTAACTGTAATGGTTGCCAACAGATCCATGAAAACATGGAACAAGTGCAAACTAATGCAGTGATGCCTGCCTGAGTTTTCAGACAGGACTCAAAGGACTCAGAACAAGAACTCAAAGGGGTGTGAACTCCCTGAACAACAGTTCTGAGAGGCGTGGGTTGACCTTGGAAGACCATCACTGCCTTTCCTGCCCCCAAATTGACCTCTGAATGACCCTCTCACTTCTAGAGCTTGTCCCCCGACATTTTCATTGCTGTTTCTGACACCTTTAACAAGCACTGAAATCATTTTTCCCAAACAGTAAATGCTTATTTTAAATTCATGCTGACTAAAATTTTTCAAATACAacttctttataaaaaaaaattcccttttaaaaaaagatgttgaTTAACCATTTTGATAAAATATGCTTATCAAAATCATTACTGACATGTCCGTTTGCCATAACTCCTGTCATCAGGAAATGGAAAATGTCCATAAcaatttcaataaatattttgacTAATGCATGGCAAATCATCAAGAAACAGGGATCCATATTGAatgcaacaaaacaacaacagctTCAAAACTTCAAAACAATGTGcaaaaatgttcctttaattTTCTACCACCTCTACTTTAAATCTTGTTCAAAAACATTTCCTCTCACCTTGTGATACCATGGCAGCAGAGGTGTCTCCTGGAACAAAGTTTCCATCTGGAAAGGAAAAATGAAGACATTCTTCATAGTAGATAAAAGTGAGAAGGCTGTGTAAGTGGAATTTGAATCCAGCCATGTGCTATTGTTCAGCCCTTTCATGAAGAAAACAACAGGTCTGTCATGGTAGATCCTGGTAGCAGATTCCACAGAACATGAAACCAACGGAGGAGGCTCAAGGCGATCTGTAGTCTCCACAAAGATGATGCTTCTGCTCTGGCTCATAATATCCTCTTGTGTCAGGAATTGCTTAGAAATAGGCATGCATGACAAGACGCAGCCAGACTGCAGGGTGATTTCATACAAAATGGCAAAGACaaagacaaaaaagaaacagAGCACTATTTGGATCTCCTTCAACATCCTTGCTTTTCCTTGGACATCTGAGTCTTAAATAACAAACAAAGTCAATGTTAGTGGTTCATTGTTTATCCCAGGGAAAAATGTGACAGGAAAGGATTTCAAAAAGTATTATGACCTTTGATTATTTTGTATGTGGTTGCCAGTGTATTATGTAACTGGTGAATCAAGAGTTAAACCAACTCACATACCTGAGTTGGCATCAACCTCTTTGACTCAGGCagtttatcatagaatatcagggttggaagggacctcagaagatcatctactccaaccccctgctcaaagcaggaccaatccccaatttttgccccagatccctaaatggctccctcaatggttgaacttacaaccctgggtttagcaggccaattctcaAATCACTGAACTATCCCTCACCCAAAAGAGCCTTATGAAAAAGGCTTGTCAACTATCTATGAATTGGAATCCTGAAGTTTGCAGTCCTCAAACCAGAAGAGTTCTCCACTGAACTTAATGGAACTCAGTGGCAACGAAAAGGGCCCTACATCATAACAGGAAGGAGAAACTGACATGAATCTAATTGAGTGGCACAAGCAAGGTACCCTACTGAGCTAAGATATGGTGGGTGTTTGAAGAAGACACAATTAAAGGTGTCAATAACAGAACAACCTCCTGCCTTGTCTTGGGAGCTCCATATAAGGGAGCAGCAGAGTCAACAGTCACTCACACCTTTCAGATCATATGAGATCCCAAAGGAAGTGGGTCGTGTACTTTTGTATGTATATTCTCACTGTGGGGCATTTAGTTTCTTCTAATATTACCAGTCTACTTGGCTGTGCAGTTCCTGTGGAACCTAGGGTTATTATccattcacagtccattttattTTGGCTGcatgaagtgaaaaataaatgCACAGGCCAAATTCAACATTGCTGCACAACGCCACAGAACCTGAGTAGATCAGAAGTTGCTTCAGGAgggaggcagaatttggccctatatctgGACTACACTGTGTTTCAGGTGTGTTCACTCTGGGTGTGCCACTTGATTGCATGTTACCAGTGCATATCCATTATAGACAAATCTGCCAATGCTCATTAGCCAGCCTGAGATTTTGAACAGCAGCCTCAGTGCTTAAGGAGTCTATTTGTTTTATGTTCAGGATAAGGCTGCAAGACAGAAAGTGATACACACCTGGGCTCCCATTACAGTGTAGGGCATGAGGGTGATTGTTTGACAGTTGTGGATTTGAGGTGTCTGAAGGGGAAATCTGCAGTAACCATCTATAGTAGTCGTCAAGGCTGTGAGCAAACTGAGTAAATTGTACTTCCAGTAAAGATAGGAGATACACCCACATTTCTTTATCTGGTAACTTTTCTTATT
This DNA window, taken from Caretta caretta isolate rCarCar2 chromosome 9, rCarCar1.hap1, whole genome shotgun sequence, encodes the following:
- the LOC125642805 gene encoding alpha-1,4-N-acetylglucosaminyltransferase-like, with product MPISKQFLTQEDIMSQSRSIIFVETTDRLEPPPLVSCSVESATRIYHDRPVVFFMKGLNNSTWLDSNSTYTAFSLLSTMKNVFIFPFQMETLFQETPLLPWYHKVNATQEKYWVHISSDASRLALIWKYGGTYMDTDVISIRPIPVTNFLAAQASQFSSNGIFGFPHHHWFIWDCMKDFVQNYNGHIWGNQGPLLMTRRLQALCNLTNFHNVEDQSCQNISFLHPQRFYPIPYPAWRQYYKVWKRSPDFNNSYALHLWNFMNKEHKTVVAGSNTLVENLYKTYCPTTYKALIQGTEGSGHMQQNKTE